The following coding sequences are from one Neovison vison isolate M4711 chromosome X, ASM_NN_V1, whole genome shotgun sequence window:
- the FMR1NB gene encoding fragile X mental retardation 1 neighbor protein, whose product MASEGRLLRGRTRSKPRGLRGARARLLGCEAGCSADNAAIGSHPGGSIPGHQALMAATPQPGWQASLRGLRAETRHSLLKMWAHKCFGLLLLTVWMLLLLCYYLNTGFSNSVSPSERILWSGENANGQSLEKTSIWEAVLNFFFPTTCIPKVNQVVKACNELRDYNKSECLGYKCCYTSFRTSNFSCFAPLKDKPTQMFRMFGLGVISMIILGCLPIYCCTLCRRSKWANPLRRRVNRILKGLKKQRKKIKRDAEMLRTAAEEEEGLGDEKEQETKGN is encoded by the exons ATGGCTTCCGAGGGGAGGTTGTTGCGGGGGAGGACTAGGTCAAAGCCCAGGGGCCTGCGAGGGGCTCGCGCCAGGCTGCTAGGTTGTGAGGCGGGGTGTAGTGCGGATAATGCAGCCATCGGGTCGCACCCAGGGGGCAGCATCCCCGGGCACCAGGCCCTCATGGCAGCCACGCCTCAGCCCGGCTGGCAAGCGTCTCTACGAGGCCTGCGGGCGGAGACGCGCCATTCTCTGCTGAAGATGTGGGCCCACAAGTGCTTCGGGCTGCTCTTGCTCACCGTCTGGATGTTGCTTTTGCTGTGCTACTACCTGAACACCG GGTTCTCGAATTCTGTGTCTCCAAGTGAACGTATTCTGTGGAGTGGTGAAAATGCTAATGGACAGTCTCTGGAAAAAACTTCCATTTGGGAAGCTgtgttaaattttttctttccaacaa CGTGCATTCCAAAGGTGAATCAGGTGGTGAAGGCTTGCAATGAGCTGCGAGATTATAATAAGAGTGAATGTTTGGGATACAAATGCTGTTATACATCCTTCAGGACCAGTAACTTCAGCTGTTTTGCCCCATTAAAAGACA AGCCTACACAGATGTTCCGGATGTTTGGGCTCGGTGTGATCAGCATGATCATCCTGGGATGTCTGCCCATTTATTGCTGCACTCTTTGCCGGAGGAG CAAATGGGCCAATCCTTTACGAAGGAGAGTCAACAGAATTTTAAAGGgtttgaagaaacaaagaaagaaaataaagagggatGCTGAAATGTTACGGACAGcggcagaagaggaggaaggttTAGGTGATGAAAAAGAGCAGGAGACCAAAGGTAATTAG